From the genome of Anopheles merus strain MAF chromosome X, AmerM5.1, whole genome shotgun sequence, one region includes:
- the LOC121594165 gene encoding phosphatidylinositol-3-phosphatase SAC1: MVKMDARIFDDMNFYITPDRFYIEPSESEQFVIIERPDGAVSLHTVDSKERLPIHGYELRKICGVLGMVRLISGLHLVVVTHRIFVGLINNEPVWQMAGSDLIPVTPTLTHLSESQKVQNETYLAMMRQVLDTPFFYFSYGYDLTNTMQRIGSNPKVGDNVGLYGQSDKRFVWNVGLLEHFPLLVRYVLPIIHGFVSINDVTVNGHALSWILISRRSVQHAGTRLFCRGINQNGEVANYVETEQILVTGQDRVSFVQTRGSIPLFWHQTPNLQYKPRPQLLIGRDHLVACSRHFDDQCKLYGAQCLINLIDHKGAEEVLEKAYDATVSGVGNSQLHYVSFDFHKECKKMRYDRLSLLMNRITHEQDKFDFYHTNHVGQVYSVQKGVFRTNCIDCLDRTNVVQSLIAKRSLEQALERLGIFKFGEKHIDPNSQFEAVFKAVWADNADLISLQYSGTGALKTDFTRTGKRTFKGLLRDGLNSLTRYVKNNFSDGFRQDSIELFLGLYRVRNGEGLEFPSPLSVSDPTVDWRKRMIMATVLFEIAMFFVIMLYPTEFSFKTGVLLLGWGVMVLFTHRFFVKHRSDFVDRPKLLSKK, translated from the exons ATGGTAAAGATGGATGCACGAATCTTCGATGATATGAATTT CTACATCACGCCGGACCGGTTCTACATCGAGCCCTCCGAGTCGGAACAGTTCGTCATCATCGAACGGCCAGATGGAGCAGTTTCGCTGCACA CCGTGGACAGCAAGGAGCGGTTACCGATCCACGGTTACGAGCTGCGGAAAATCTGCGGAGTGCTCGGCATGGTGCGGCTAATCAGCGGGCTGCATCTGGTCGTGGTAACGCATCGCATTTTTGTGGGCCTTATCAACAACGAGCCGGTGTGGCAGATGGCCGGTTCCGATCTGATACCGGTCACGCCGACGCTGACGCATCTGAGCGAGAGCCAGAAGGTACAGAACGAGACCTATCTGGCCATGATGCGGCAGGTGCTGGACACACCCTTCTTCTACTTTTCGTACGGCTACGACCTTACCAACACGATGCAGCGCATCGGCAGCAATCCGAAGGTCGGGGACAATGTTGGCCTTTACGGGCAGAGCGACAAGCGCTTCGTGTGGAACGTTGGGCTGCTGGAGCACTTTCCCCTGCTGGTGCGCTACGTTCTACCCATCATACATGGCT TTGTTTCCATCAACGATGTAACGGTGAACGGGCATGCTCTCAGCTGGATACTGATCTCACGCCGCTCGGTACAGCACGCCGGCACCCGGCTGTTCTGCCGCGGCATTAACCAGAATGGCGAGGTGGCCAACTACGTGGAGACGGAGCAGATCCTCGTCACCGGGCAGGATCGGGTGTCGTTCGTGCAGACGCGCGGCAGCATTCCCCTGTTCTGGCACCAGACGCCGAACTTGCAGTACAAACCGCGGCCACAGCTGCTGATCGGGCGCGACCATCTGGTCGCCTGCTCGCGCCACTTCGACGACCAGTGCAAGCTGTACGGTGCGCAGTGCCTAATCAACCTGATCGACCACAAGGGCGCGGAAGAGGTGCTGGAGAAAGCGTACGATGCGACCGTGTCCGGGGTCGGCAACTCGCAGCTGCACTACGTCTCGTTCGACTTCCACAAGGAGTGCAAAAAGATGCGGTATGACCGGCTGAGCCTGCTGATGAACCGCATCACCCACGAGCAGGACAAGTTTGACTTTTATCACACCAACCACGTCGGCCAGGTGTACTCCGTCCAGAAGGGTGTGTTCCGCACCAACTGCATCGACTGTCTGGACCGGACGAACGTTGTGCAGAGCCTGATTGCGAAGCGCAGTCTCGAGCAGGCGCTGGAACGGCTCGGCATTTTCAAGTTCGGCGAGAAGCACATCGATCCCAACTCCCAGTTCGAGGCGGTCTTCAAAGCG GTGTGGGCAGATAACGCAGACCTCATCTCACTGCAGTACTCTGGCACCGGTGCACTGAAGACGGACTTCACGCGCACCGGCAAGCGCACGTTCAAAGGGCTGCTGCGCGACGGGCTTAACTCGCTTACGCGCTACGTCAAGAACAACTTTAGCGACGGCTTCCGGCAGGACAGCATCGAGCTGTTCCTGGGCCTGTACCGCGTACGGAACGGGGAAGGTTTAGAGTTTCCCTCGCCGCTCAGTGTCTCCGATCCTACTGTCGACTGGCGCAAGCGAATG ATTATGGCCACGGTGCTGTTTGAAATAGCGATGTTCTTTGTCATCATGCTATACCCGACCGAGTTTAGCTTTAAAACGGGTGTCCTGCTGCTCGGCTGGGGCGTGATGGTGCTGTTTACCCATCGGTTCTTCGTCAAGCATCGCAGCGATTTCGTCGACCGGCCGAAGCTGCTGTCAAAAAAGTAG
- the LOC121595293 gene encoding uncharacterized protein LOC121595293 has product MQILKVLLVVFLVINITTGFFFKKKKKVYVHHPPAVQQPQYPYGYAYNYYYQPAPYYYYQPTSVYTAQVPATYPEPVHTVAPVAYQAGSYAGSSHQQPLPAYQAASYAGSSHQQPLPAYPAASYYGSSHQQASAVSQAASFAGSSHQQASAVSQAASFAGSSTQQALPAFEAVSFNGNSNQQALPAFGSIRLNSNSNQHALPAVDSNGNSRNVEVVPSVGFRMGTVTNVIEVLKSEGRHIELPAEIVPVNDAAPLPVFSAQNQGRTANTETLSSRIQESDPLLGTVVEEVQQPITVSEDSQDDTAEVIQELPPSVSGGANLIVLPDSAGDNVELPVRIEETAGLPADNAGTILVSVNNDQTVTLPETDDQTVGLGDASLVAVDLPEANDQSLGPVAGGQTVSFAGASVFNVGSAVDVDQTGDLAVNVGGTEGLSLDGDQTLNVPVDDVQTVGLRIGDDTDLSTAGGDSKPATVNTRDGSSDESGKANAQPELSSVAIVPNRLSDNVVTYQLQSPDVEPLSFPEVQQVLQKLLQRDNFEEKRLKKDVTSSGGYKTSKGVQIDPQVSYSRVARQ; this is encoded by the exons ATGCAG ATCCTTAAAGTGTTGTTAGTAGTGTTTTTGGTGATTAACATAACGACCGGGTTCTTcttcaagaagaagaaaaaagtgtaCGTCCATCATCCTCCGGCAGTGCAGCAACCGCAGTATCCGTATGGCTACGCCTACAACTATTACTATCAACCTGCGCCGTACTACTATTATCAGCCGACCAGCGTGTACACTGCTCAGGTGCCGGCGACGTATCCGGAACCGGTACACACCGTGGCACCCGTGGCCTACCAGGCAGGAAGTTACGCCGGCAGCTCTCACCAGCAGCCGTTGCCTGCCTACCAGGCAGCAAGTTACGCCGGCAGCTCCCACCAGCAGCCGTTGCCTGCCTACCCGGCAGCAAGTTACTACGGCAGCTCCCACCAGCAGGCATCGGCTGTCTCCCAAGCAGCAAGTTTTGCTGGGAGCTCTCACCAGCAGGCATCGGCTGTGTCCCAAGCAGCAAGTTTCGCTGGCAGCTCGACCCAGCAGGCATTGCCTGCTTTTGAAGCAGTAAGCTTCAATGGCAACTCTAATCAGCAGGCATTACCGGCATTCGGATCAATACGGTTGAATAGTAACTCCAACCAGCATGCTTTGCCAGCAGTAGACTCTAATGGCAACTCCAGAAACGTAGAAGTCGTACCATCCGTCGGGTTCCGGATGGGCACGGTGACCAATGTAATAGAGGTACTAAAGTCGGAAGGTAGACACATTGAGCTACCAGCGGAAATCGTTCCTGTAAACGATGCAGCACCTTTACCGGTGTTCTCTGCGCAAAATCAGGGACGAACCGCGAACACGGAAACCCTATCCTCCAGAATTCAGGAAAGTGACCCATTACTGGGTACGGTTGTAGAAGAGGTACAACAGCCAATTACTGTATCCGAAGATTCCCAAGACGACACTGCAGAAGTTATCCAAGAGTTGCCCCCATCAGTCAGCGGTGGAGCCAATCTTATAGTGTTACCGGATTCGGCAGGCGACAATGTTGAGTTGCCCGTGCGAATCGAAGAAACAGCAGGCTTACCGGCCGATAACGCAGGTACGATACTCGTGTCGGTAAATAACGATCAAACAGTAACCCTGCCAGAAACTGACGATCAAACTGTGGGCCTTGGGGATGCAAGCCTAGTAGCTGTAGACCTACCGGAAGCAAACGATCAGTCTTTAGGACCGGTAGCTGGTGGCCAAACCGTAAGTTTCGCGGGTGCAAGCGTATTTAATGTAGGCTCGGCGGTGGATGTTGATCAAACTGGAGATCTAGCTGTCAATGTGGGTGGAACTGAAGGCCTTTCGCTAGATGGCGATCAAACGCTAAACGTGCCTGTAGATGACGTTCAAACTGTAGGCCTGCGGATTGGCGATGATACTGACCTATCCACTGCCGGTGGAGATTCGAAACCCGCAACGGTGAATACGCGCGATGGAAGTAGTGACGAGTCCGGGAAAGCGAACGCGCAGCCCGAATTGAGCAGTGTGGCCATTGTACCAAATCGACTGTCCGATAATGTGGTCACGTACCAGTTGCAGTCACCGGATGTGGAGCCACTTTCGTTTCCCGAGGTTCAGCAGGTGCTGCagaagctgctgcagcgcGATAACTTTGAGGAGAAACGGCTCAAGAAGGATGTGACGTCCAGCGGAGGGTATAAAACGTCCAAGGGAGTACAGATCGATCCGCAAGTCAGCTACAGTCGAGTGGCTCGCCAATAA
- the LOC121596414 gene encoding 28S ribosomal protein S29, mitochondrial, with the protein MILKMAIPNTVWYQTRSIVSSVTANTAAAAAALDRVPKVVEFRTPEQTVANHTRATLGRYYTVPGDVRKKIFAHGGLPKSFERQTKTFNECSLMVRRPAVEIMEYLQRTDFARPVNRFVLHGEDGVGKSLVLAHLLHYGFQQQYVLIHVPWVPNWMKRAKEIANSASHEGSIDLPLDGAAWLVHFKSQNGPLIKSLGLTVSREYVWTKRETTPAGAPLMELVEHGINRAKFSCDTIAALVEELKQHASAGRARAMVVIDGYNAFFQPHTRLLTEAKARITPDQITLTKPFLSITRNDWTNGVCVVTVDQMVKEFKDTAAGRQSSAVAGPAHLQEPSLALLESRECFEHLDPFVPVSVVGYDDAEYYSCIQYYLERKWIQTNEPGFEEELKLLSCQNPYQLMQLCASL; encoded by the coding sequence ATGATACTGAAAATGGCCATCCCAAACACCGTGTGGTATCAAACCCGCTCGATCGTGTCATCGGTCACAGCAAAcacagccgccgccgccgccgcgctGGATCGCGTGCCGAAGGTGGTGGAATTCCGCACGCCGGAACAAACCGTAGCCAATCACACGCGCGCCACGCTCGGCCGCTACTACACCGTGCCGGGCGACGTGCGCAAGAAGATCTTTGCGCACGGCGGGCTGCCGAAAAGCTTCGAGCGCCAGACCAAAACGTTCAACGAATGCTCGCTGATGGTGCGCCGGCCGGCCGTCGAGATCATGGAGTACCTGCAGCGGACGGATTTCGCCCGCCCGGTTAACCGGTTCGTCCTGCACGGCGAGGACGGCGTGGGCAAATCGCTCGTGCTGGCGCACCTGCTGCACTACGGCTTCCAGCAGCAGTACGTGCTGATACACGTGCCCTGGGTGCCGAACTGGATGAAGCGCGCGAAGGAGATTGCGAACTCGGCCTCGCACGAGGGCTCGATCGATCTGCCGCTGGACGGTGCAGCCTGGCTGGTGCACTTCAAGAGCCAGAACGGGCCGCTCATCAAAAGCCTGGGCCTGACGGTGAGCCGCGAGTACGTGTGGACGAAGCGCGAAACTACGCCGGCCGGTGCACCGCTGATGGAGCTCGTCGAGCACGGCATCAACCGGGCGAAGTTTTCCTGCGACACGATCGCTGCGTTGGTGGAGGAGCTGAAGCAGCATGCGAGTGCGGGTCGCGCCCGGGCGATGGTAGTGATCgacgggtacaatgcattcttCCAGCCACACACGCGCTTGCTGACGGAAGCCAAGGCACGCATCACGCCGGACCAGATCACGCTCACCAAACCGTTCCTGAGCATCACGCGCAACGACTGGACGAACGGCGTGTGCGTGGTCACCGTCGACCAGATGGTGAAAGAGTTCAAAGACACGGCAGCTGGCCGGCAAAGCAGTGCTGTGGCGGGGCCGGCCCACCTACAAGAGCCCTCCCTCGCGCTGCTGGAGTCGCGCGAGTGTTTCGAGCATCTCGACCCGTTCGTGCCGGTCAGCGTGGTTGGTTACGATGACGCTGAGTACTACAGCTGCATCCAGTACTACCTGGAGCGCAAATGGATACAGACGAATGAGCCCGGGTTTGAGGAGGAGCTGAAACTGCTCAGCTGCCAAAACCCGTACCAGCTGATGCAGCTGTGTGCATCGTTGTAG
- the LOC121591388 gene encoding coactosin-like protein isoform X1 gives MSDSVEVEQMAESKPRKMALPTSLDKDAIREAYEDVRSNMSDHEWAVFKFDGLKIVCSAKGQGFQEFCAQFNDDERAFGYIRIQMGDEMSKRSKFLFLTWIGPEVGVMQRAKMSTDKSIIKDVINNFAVELQVETSVDLDLEMFKAHLNKAGGANYGTGVREL, from the exons ATGTCCGACTCGGTTGAAGTAGAGCAAATGGCCGAGAGCAAGCCTCGCAAG aTGGCATTGCCCACCTCGCTAGATAAGGATGCAATTCGCGAGGCGTACGAGGACGTACGCTCCAATATGAGCGACCACGAGTGGGCCGTGTTCAAGTTTGACGGGCTGAAAATCGTATGCTCGGCCAAGGGGCAGGGTTTCCAGGAGTTCTGCGCCCAGTTTAACGACGACGAGCGGGCGTTCGGCTACATCCGGATACAGATGGGGGACGAGATGTCGAAGCGCAGCAAGTTCCTGTTCCTCACCTGGATCGGGCCGGAGGTTGGTGTGATGCAGCGCGCCAAAATGTCCACCGACAAATCGATCATCAAGGATGTGATCAAC AACTTTGCCGTCGAGCTGCAGGTGGAAACGAGCGTCGATCTCGATTTGGAAATGTTCAAGGCGCATCTGAACAAAGCTGGCGGCGCTAACTACGGCACTGGCGTGCGGGAGCTGTAA
- the LOC121591388 gene encoding coactosin-like protein isoform X2 has product MALPTSLDKDAIREAYEDVRSNMSDHEWAVFKFDGLKIVCSAKGQGFQEFCAQFNDDERAFGYIRIQMGDEMSKRSKFLFLTWIGPEVGVMQRAKMSTDKSIIKDVINNFAVELQVETSVDLDLEMFKAHLNKAGGANYGTGVREL; this is encoded by the exons aTGGCATTGCCCACCTCGCTAGATAAGGATGCAATTCGCGAGGCGTACGAGGACGTACGCTCCAATATGAGCGACCACGAGTGGGCCGTGTTCAAGTTTGACGGGCTGAAAATCGTATGCTCGGCCAAGGGGCAGGGTTTCCAGGAGTTCTGCGCCCAGTTTAACGACGACGAGCGGGCGTTCGGCTACATCCGGATACAGATGGGGGACGAGATGTCGAAGCGCAGCAAGTTCCTGTTCCTCACCTGGATCGGGCCGGAGGTTGGTGTGATGCAGCGCGCCAAAATGTCCACCGACAAATCGATCATCAAGGATGTGATCAAC AACTTTGCCGTCGAGCTGCAGGTGGAAACGAGCGTCGATCTCGATTTGGAAATGTTCAAGGCGCATCTGAACAAAGCTGGCGGCGCTAACTACGGCACTGGCGTGCGGGAGCTGTAA